The Symphalangus syndactylus isolate Jambi chromosome 8, NHGRI_mSymSyn1-v2.1_pri, whole genome shotgun sequence genome includes a window with the following:
- the MGAT2 gene encoding alpha-1,6-mannosyl-glycoprotein 2-beta-N-acetylglucosaminyltransferase, producing MRFRIYKRKVLILTLVVAACGFVLWSSSGRQRKNEALAPPLLDAEPARGAGGRGGDHPSVAVGIRRVSNESAAPLVPAAPQPEADNLTLRYRSLVYQLNFDQTLRNVDKAGTWAPRELVLVVQVHNRPEYLRLLLDSLRKAQGIDNVLVIFSHDFWSTEINQLIAGVNFCPVLQVFFPFSIQLYPNEFPGSDPRDCPRDLPKNAALKLGCINAEYPDSFGHYREAKFSQTKHHWWWKLHFVWERVKILRDYAGLILFLEEDHYLAPDFYHVFKKMWKLKQQECPECDVLSLGTYTASRSFYGMADKVDVKTWKSTEHNMGLALTRNAYQKLIECTDTFCTYDDYNWDWTLQYLTVSCLPKFWKVLVPQVPRIFHAGDCGMHHKKTCRPSTQSAQIESLLNNNKQYMFPETLTISEKFTMVAISPPRKNGGWGDIRDHELCKSYRRLQ from the coding sequence ATGAGGTTCCGCATCTACAAACGGAAGGTGCTAATCCTGACGCTTGTGGTGGCCGCCTGCGGCTTCGTCCTCTGGAGCAGCAGTGGGCGACAAAGGAAGAACGAGGCCCTTGCGCCGCCGTTGCTGGACGCCGAACCCGCGCGGGGTGCCGGCGGCCGTGGCGGGGACCACCCCTCTGTGGCTGTGGGCATCCGCAGGGTCTCCAACGAGTCGGCGGCTCCCCTGGTCCCGGCGGCCCCCCAGCCCGAGGCGGACAACCTGACGCTGCGGTACCGGTCCCTGGTGTACCAGCTGAACTTTGATCAGACGCTGAGGAATGTAGATAAGGCTGGCACCTGGGCCCCCCGGGAGCTGGTGCTGGTGGTCCAGGTGCATAACCGGCCCGAATACCTCAGACTGCTGCTGGACTCACTTCGAAAAGCCCAAGGAATTGACAACGTCCTCGTCATCTTTAGCCATGACTTCTGGTCGACCGAGATCAATCAGCTGATCGCCGGGGTGAATTTCTGTCCGGTTCTGCAGGTGTTCTTTCCTTTCAGCATTCAGTTGTACCCTAACGAGTTTCCAGGCAGTGACCCTAGAGATTGTCCCAGAGACCTGCCGAAGAATGCCGCTTTGAAATTGGGGTGCATCAATGCTGAGTATCCCGACTCCTTCGGCCATTATAGAGAGGCCAAATTCTCCCAGACCAAACATCACTGGTGGTGGAAGCTGCATTTTGTGTGGGAAAGAGTAAAAATTCTTCGAGATTATGCTGGCCTTATACTTTTCCTAGAAGAGGATCACTACTTAGCCCCAGACTTTTACCATGTCTTCAAaaagatgtggaaactgaagcaGCAAGAGTGCCCTGAATGTGATGTTCTCTCCCTGGGGACCTATACTGCCAGTCGCAGTTTCTATGGCATGGCTGACAAGGTAGATGTGAAAACTTGGAAATCCACAGAGCACAATATGGGTCTAGCCTTGACCCGGAATGCCTATCAGAAGCTGATCGAGTGCACAGACACTTTCTGTACTTATGATGATTATAACTGGGACTGGACTCTTCAATACTTGACTGTATCTTGTCTTCCAAAATTCTGGAAAGTGCTGGTTCCTCAAGTTCCTAGGATTTTTCATGCTGGAGACTGTGGTATGCATCACAAGAAAACCTGTAGACCATCCACTCAGAGTGCCCAAATTGAGTCACTCttaaataataacaaacaatACATGTTTCCAGAAACTCTAACTATCAGTGAGAAGTTTACTATGGTAGCCATTTCCCCACCTAGAAAAAATGGAGGGTGGGGAGATATTAGGGACCATGAACTCTGTAAAAGTTATAGAAGACTGCAGTGA